In Diceros bicornis minor isolate mBicDic1 chromosome 13, mDicBic1.mat.cur, whole genome shotgun sequence, the sequence GGGGGGTGGTCAGCACCAAGGCCAGTGCCAGCCACCAGGACCCCTGGAGCCGGGAGCCAGCACCACAGACAGAAGACAGCCCAGCAGGACCCTGCTAGCAGCCAGCACCGGGACAGAGCCTTGTGGCTGAGCTGGGACCCCCGAGGAGACCACCTGTCCTAAATCAGCTCTtggccaggccctggggaggCTGGACCAGCCCCCACGCCCCAGTCTCCTAAGGCAGCCcagctggagagagagaaaggacacAAACCACACCTCAGTCCCATAAAATTAAATGCTTTTTAGTGTTTAAAATAGCATTTACACAGAAGCAGCTCTATTAACTATCCGAACAGATGTTCCGACTCGATACAGGATCTACAGCGCAGATGTGTGCAGGCCAGAGATGCCGAGAAGGAAGTGGCGTGCGCGGGTGGGCAGTCACCTAAGGACAGCGAGGAAGGGCGGGCTGGCTGCCCCCtctcccccaggccctgcccctgtaGCAGCTGTGTGCATCCCTGCCCCTCACCCCTCAGGGTCATGTtccccctctcccatctcccCTTCACCGACCCTCCCCAACACTTTCAGACACGACCTGTGTCCCTGCATTTGCTCTGAGACCCAGCGTGGGGGGACATGCAAACTCTGCTCCAGCCAGGTGGGGGGTCGGCTGACTTGGCTGCCACCTCCCCCAGAGCACAGAGgcaggcaataaataaataaattagatccTACCCTGGGCAGCCACCGAGGAGCCTGGGGGCTCTGATTCCACCCTGAAGAGGGCCCCCTAGCCTGGGCAAGATGGGCAGGGCCTGTGAACTGGGTGGGGAGGGGCCCCAGGCCCAGCAGCCACCTCTCAGCTCTGTGCACAGCTCTGTGGGCAAGTAGGGGTCCCTGAGGCGCACGTCAAGGGGGGCAGGTCAGACCTGCCTGAGCACAGGGCGATGGAGGCTCCCCACTAGGGTCTACATGGACACAAGCTGCTCCAACTGGGAGTGGATGGGCTGccctcagcccctcccctccagcctgCTCCCACGCTCTCCAGGCCCGGACCCCACGGCATGGCCTCTTGTGCAAGTGGAAGCACTGGCTGGCCTGACCCAGGACGGCCACCACTAAGGCAAGCCCACACAAGCTCCAGGTGCAGCGCCCTCCTGCAGGGCCGGCTGAAGGCACTCTCTCCTCGGTCACATGATGTCGACAAAGAACTCACAGGGGTTCCCCATGGCCTTCTGGAAAGACTGGCGGCTGCCCGTCAGCTCTGGGGGAACAGCAGCCAGCTCCCGAACGGGCGGCCCCCCAGGTGGCCCGCCCACCACCGAGTAGGCCTTCGTCAGGGGGTACAGTGGGGGGAGCCCCGGGGCAGCGGCTGAGGCCTGGCTGCGTGGGCTGCTGCCACGGCTGAGCTGGCTAGCCGGACGCTCCCGCCAGCCACTGCCACCCGCCCCACTTGGCGCTGTGTGGTCCGACTCGCTGCCGCTGCCCCCGGCTCCAGCCGCCCGGCGCTCCTTCTCACGGCCCAGTGCCCGCCGGCTGCTCCCGCCGGCGCTCCGGGTGGACCCACTGCTTTTGCTTCCTGAAGTTGAGAAGGGGGAAGAAGATGGTCAGTGCCAGGCCCTGCCTCTTCCAGGACAACTGGCCATTGCCAGAGCAACCAGGGCCAGAACCTGGCGGCCCtgagctggggtggggctggaagggGGACAGCCATGCAGACATGAgggcagggccagccctgcccaGAGAAGCAGGAGCAGCTGCAGCAGGTGAGGCAGGGGCAGTAGCAGACAGGCAGCGATGTTCCGGGGCCAGCTTGATGCCCCCACACCTCACCCCAATGCCTGAACCGAGGGCCTGGTCTTGCAGCTGAGAAACCGAGGCACAGTGACAGGCCTGTGTGCCCAGCGCTCCCGTCCGCCATCCTGGGCTCCCCAGCCAAAGACCCACCTTCCATCCCACCCCGGGGCCCTGGCCAGCTACTCAGCTCAGCCCCTGTCCTGGGTTCCCAGGAAGCGCTGGGAACCTGAGGacgctggctggctggggacatGCTGAGAGGGACGCTGGGAAGGACCCTGGCTTACCGGCCCCAAGGGTCCATTCCGCTAGTCCTTCAGTCTAAGGCTTGCTCAGCACAAAGCAAGGGATAGCATGAGTTACACACCAGGCCCAGCCTGAGCACCACACTCGCCTACCAGGGCATGCTGCCACCAGTGGGGCCTGCCCAGGGTCTCAGGCGCCCAACGCAGCTTCCTCTCGGGCACTGCTGCCCTCCAGCCCATTCTCCTGTCTCTTCCGTCCCTTTctgggtcactgggctggccacCTGATCTCTCCCCAGACCATACAGGCAGCGCTCACTGGCCACACAGACCCCCATGCAGCCTCGGGCCACTGTTCCAACAAGTCCCCTCCTCAGGGACACCCCCCGATCTTCCCCCTCACATCCCAGCGTGAGAACACGGTTGTCTGTGGAACTGTCCACTTCTGTCTCCCTGCCGGGCTATAGGTGCCAGAGGGAGGTGTCTGTCCCCCACTGTGTCCTGGGGCCCCTCTGccacacacccccacaccctcACACCCATCACGCCGCCCTCTCCCACACCATCTCCTGGCCTCTTGCCTCAGCCACAAATGGAACATCGCCCCCCACCCCACAACCACCAAAGCCTCCAGGGTCCTTCTCCATCCCCTCAACACTCACCCCTTCCAGAAGGACCCCACCCCGGGCCTCAGCACAGAGCAGGCAGGAGCGCACAAGGCGGGGGGCGGGCACACTGGAGCCAGGCGGCGGGGATGCAGGGGCCCGGCGCCCGGTGGGCTCTCACCTTCACTCTGCTGACTCCCAGCACTGCCACTGCCGTAGCTGAAGCTGGGGTCCTGGTACGCGGGCGGGAAGCAGGGCGGGGGCCCTGGGTACTGATAGGGGTAGCTCTGACCCAGGGGCCAGGGGGCAGCCGGGTGGGGCAGCGGGGCCAGCGTGTCCTGATCCGAGGCCCCGCTGGAGCCGCTGTTGAGGTTCAGGGCTGCGAGGTCTGGCAGGAGGGGAGGGTGGGTGAGGGCGGAGTGGGTGGGCCCTCTGAGGACCCCCGCCCCGCAGCCCCCCACTTACTGCTACACAGGTCCCCGAAGACGTAGTAGCACTGCTCAGAGAAGGTGACCTTGTTCACGGTGTGCCGCAGGAAGCCGCGCTTCAGCATGCTGCTCGCATACCTGCGCGCCTCCCGCCGCTCCTTGAAGCCCTCCACGTGCGCATACAGCCAGTCCACCACGTCCGCCCCTGGCCAGCAGCACCAGGTGTCAGCGCGGGGCCGGGACACACCGCCCCGCCCCACCCCGAGGAGCGCCCACTCACCGATGACGGCGTTGGCGATGGTGATCTTGAGCCACATGCGGTCACGGATCTCCAGGCCCGAGTCGGGCAGCTGCATGACCCGGACGACGGCGCCCATGTCACTCTTCACCGTCAGCGGCGCCTCCTCCAGCTCTGAAAGGCACGGCCCCTCCTCAGCCCCAAGCGCTGACGGGCAGGGGGAGGGCTTGGGAAGGACCCCAGGCCCTGCCTGCCGCACCCCCTCTCAGAGGCCGGGCTCTGGGCAGTGTGCAGCGGGGAGCACAGCCCTGAGGCTGAGCGACTGCGGGGCCCGCCCACACCACTTGACAGACAtctcaggggtgggggtgggggggctggcGTTGGGGAATTGGACCATCGTTTCCTATCCCTGCATATGCTTCATCAGGATCTTGGGCCCAAACCAGGGCGAGGCTGCCCCACCCTTGGACCAGACCCCACGGGGGATCAGGCCTCTTGCACTGCCCTCCTTCACCAGCTTGGGGCTGTTAGTTGTGTTAGCGGCAGGAAAGCAGGGGCTACGTGCACACACCCACCTCGCCCCACCCCTGCAGAGGCAGACCGCCAGGCAGGGACCCTGGGGTTGGCCCGGGCCCTCCAGGCATCTTTCATTCTCGCCGCACAGACAGTGAGCTGGGAGGAACATGTGCGTGAGAGTGCACACGCATGTCAGCACCACGTCTGTCCGAGTGGGCCTGGCACAACGCCAGAGGCTGGGACGGCCGGCGGGTGGGACTGCGCTGGCGGGCGCCTCTGCTGGGCCCCTCGCCCCAGTGCCTCAGTTCCCTGATCTCGTGAGCTGCCACTTACGTGCAGCGCCGGGCACAGAGCTGGTTAGTGAGGAGGAGCTGGTGCGCGTGACGGCGCTGGAGCAGGGGCTCGTACCGTAGCGGGGCAGGGCTCCAGTCAGTGCCGCCGTGTGGGACAGCCAGGCGGCTGGGTCGATGGGCCGAACCGGGTCAGCTGGGTGGCCACCGTGTGGCAGCAGACGGACAGATGAATGGACGGATAGACAGTGGGGGAGAAGCAGAGCACAGGGGCACAAAGGAGAGAGACCCTTCAGGCTGGGCTggcgcccccaccccagccccgccAGCCCCGCGGGCTCACTCACCTCTCGGGATGGTGAAGTAGCTCCGAGGGGTCGGGTCCCAGCACTTGGCCACCGTGAGGCTGATAGGTCTGCGGGGCGGGGCGTGGCGGTCACACAGGTGAGGCCCCCCGTGCCCCACCCCCGTCCAGTGTCCCCTGCGCCTCACCCCGTCTGGGACACGATCTCCCGCAGCACGCGCACAGCATCGTCGTTGCTCATGTTCTCAAAGTTGACGTCGTTCACCTGGGGAGTGAGGGGTTCAgtgcagtggggtgggggtgctgaCCTCTGGGCCCCCCGGTAGCTCCCTGCAGCCCCGCACCTGCAGCAGCATGTCACCCGGCTCGATGCGGCCATCGGCAGCCACGGCCCCACCTTTCATGATGGAACCGATGTAGATGCCTCCGTCGCCCCGGTCATTGCTCTGGCCCACGATGCTGATGCCCAGGAAATGGTGCCTctctgcagggggtggggggtgtgagTAGGCGCCCTACCCAGGGACCCTGTGCCCAAGGACCCCAAACCCAGGGACCCCTGCCCAGGGACTCCACGCATAGGGATCCCCCCGCACCCAGGGAGCCCCCACCCAGGGACCCCACAACCAGGGAGCCCCCACCCAGGGACCCCCGCCCAGGGCCACCCCCTGCCCTGCCAAGTGGCCCCTGCAAGGCCTCACCCATGTTGAGCGTGACAGTGATGATGTTCAGGGACATGGTGGAGTCCGTGATGCTGCTGAAGGACGAGGCCTGCGGAGGGCACCAGGAGGTGGGGAAAGGGCTGTGAACAGGGGCTATGGGCGAAGGACAGACCCCTCCCGGTGCCCAGCCACCACCTACACGGTCCGTCTGCCGCATGCGCTGCTTCCGCCGCCGGCGCTTGTGCTTCCGGATAAGCCGGGAGGAGGTGCTCTGCTCCGTGGAGCTGCTCAGCCTGGGGGGGGGCAGGCAGGTGAGGGGCTGTGCGCGGGGCTGCAGGGCTGAGGAGGGGCAGAGAACAGGGTGCCCCCACCCCCTTCACACCATTGAGGACACTGAGGAGGAGGAGCCGGGGTGGGACAGGAGGTGGCAGGGTCTGGCCAGGCCGAAACCAGGAGacacagggcctgggtgaggTTTGCTCAGAAGGCTCAGCTCCTGGTTGGACACACCGCCACCGTGCACACATGACACACACAAACCCCACACCTACGTGGATCGCTATGCCCTGGCAAACATGGAGATACGAACACCAAGTAAGCCAGCACGGCCACCTGCACATGCACACTCTCGTGTGCACAAAGTGCACTTGGCCagacacacgcgcacacacatgcacacacatggacACACGTCTACGTGCACACacctgtgcatgcacatgtgGGCACCCACCTATGCATGCACACCCATGCGCCCACATGCCCACACCTGTGCACACACAGACCCGTGCACACATCTATACGtgcacacacccatacacacacacaccccatgctCACACAaacgtacacacatgcacacacacacctgtgacacccacacatgcacatacacacgtgctcgtgtgcacgcacacacatgcacactcctatacacacacacacacacacacacgcctgcaCACCGGCTTGTGTTGTCGTCCTCGTCCGAGTCAATGAAGCTGCTGGACTCGAGTTCGCTGCTCAGCATGGTAGATGTGCTGTCAGGGGGCAGCCCCAGGTCCCGCCGCCGGTCCCCCCTCGGGTGCCCATTGGTCCGAGCAGCTGTGGGGAcagcagggaggggagctggccgTGGGATCCCCTGGAGGTCACGGCAGCCTGTGTGGCCTCGAGCATTGTTGACCTGGGAGCTGGCAGGGTCACTATGGGGGTGCTGAGGGGACACTGGGGTCCCAGGCAGTTGGTCCTGGGACCTCTACCCAGGACCCCACTGGTGGGGGGCAGTAACCAGGGGTCGGCAGGGACCTGGGGTGCGCCATGGGGGCCCAGGGAGGTCTGGGGTTGTTACCCTCCTCGCGGTTCCGGCGTCGGAGTCGCTCCCGCCGGTGGCTGACCATGGACTCTGTGCTGGTCTCGTTGTCCATCCCGTCACGGCTGCTGGCCACATTTGGGCTGTGCCAAAGAGCGGGGTGGGCTGGGGCAGGCGGGCCACCAACGCCTCAGATGCCATTGGCTCCTCGCCTCCCCTCACCTGGTGGGACCCTGAATCTGGCAGGGGCCCTTGCCCAGCCAGCCACCAGGTCTGGGcctctctgcctgcccctcctctgCTGACCAGCTCCTACTGACCGTGGGTCCCTGCTcagctgcccctcctccccaccacagGCCTGGCAGGCAGCAGGCCCCTTGGGACTACCAGGCTCAGCGCCCCCCAGGGTCCTTACTGGAAGGAGGGGGGCCGGGAGTCCCCGATGCCGCCTGTCCGCTCAAGAGGTGGGGGCAGGTCTGCGTGACCGTCAGTGCCCTGAGACCCTGCGTCTGAGTGTGCGCCCTCGGCCAGCACCAGCTGTGAAGGAGAATGAGGGCTCAGGGAGGCCCCGCCCAGCAGGGTGCCCAGGCACAGGTGACCAGCCTCTTCCCACCCCACACCCGCTCGCCCACGCCCAGCTCCCATCTTGCAACACAGGGGCCACCCCCACTCTGGCTGAGCACCCTCTGCCAACGTCCCACAGACTCACCCAGGAGACCACGCGGCCATTGAAGCAGGGCAGCTTGGCGTTATCATCAGAAATCTCCTCCTTCACCACCCTGTGGGCAGACACGGCCATGAGACCACCCGAACCGGGGCCAGCTACCACCAGTGGGCTCTGGAGGTAAGACTCCCCACCCTTGCCCAGGGCACGTGTCACATGCCCAGACATCAGTCTGTGTGGATGCCCCTGCCCAGCACATTCTCTTCCTGGGGACCCTTCCCAGGAGCCAGGTCCAAGGGGGTCCAGACCCCTGACCCTCCGCCACTGGGGGGGTCACTGCCTGTAGCATTCTATAACATCTACTTGTCTGTGTGCCCCACGGAGTGTGGGTCTGTGAGGGCGGGGCTCTGTCTGGCTCACTCTCTGCATCCCCCTGGGCCCAAAACAGGGCCTTGTCCACAGCAGGCCTCAGCACAGATGTGAGGGCGGTCAGACCCCCACAGACACAGGTAGGTCAAGACGGCACGGCATgcagacccacacacacacacacacacacacacacacacacacacacacacactccgatGGCAGGCCACCACCGTCCAGGGCCGTCTGCTCAGCCAGGGAGACAAGCAGATCCCCACTTGCAGCACCAGCCCAACTcaagacctggaagggcacaaagccAGCTGGGCCTACTGAGAAGTCTTAGCCCCCCAAGTTCAGCGAGCTCCATGGGCCATACCCACTGCCCAGAAACCAGTCCCCTGGCCTGTGTCTTCATGCTGCCCCCAGTCAGGTGGGCTTGGGCGGTAGGGAAggcaggacacagagagccaaggCAATGATGAGCCTGAGATGGGGGGTCTAGGTGTCAGGCTCAAAGAGGTGAGGAGAGCAGCAGCCAGCATGGCTCACAGGGGAGaggcagtggggcagggcaggcagtgGCTGTGGCCCAGACACACCCCACACCCTGGCCTCCTGGAGGCCCAGGGAGCAGGGCGGGCACTGCAGCAGGAGCAGCCCCGACAGCCCGCCTCCTGGAGCTCAGCCCTGCCTAGCACAGCGTGATTTCCACGCCCAGGCCTTGGGCCCAGTGGAGAAACGGGAGCCGACAGACCAGGCAAGAAGCAGCCTCATGGCCTGCTGGGCCCGGATGCCTTGATTCGGCCAGTCCCGGGCAGCAGCACATGGCAGGAGGCCCTCCACAGAGCTAGCACCCCACACTCCCACCCAGAGAGCAAGGCCCCGGTCCACGCCATCCACCAGGAGGGGACCCCAGACCTGGGGGCAGAGTGGAGAGAGAAGACAGGGCCAgcctgggagggagggggcaCCCAGCCCGGGTCCTGTGACGGCCCCCCAGACACCTCCCAGGGCCAGCCATACACGCACCAATGAGGTGGACGCTCCCAAAGGGCAGAAAGGGTCATTTCTCAGGACCCCCCTCTTTCCAGCGAGGAGCAGACCCATGTCTGCTGCCCCTATTCATGCACCACAGCCCTGCAGAGCTGAGCTTCCAGGGGAGGCTATGACTTGGCCCAGGACTTGGGTAAGGAGGCCACATGAGAGGTTGTCACCACAGGAAGACCTGGGGTGGTCCAGAGACACCTGGGGCTCTGCCAGCTGCAGCCAAGAGACAGGGCTGCAGCAAGCCCTCCCAGGGGCCCAGCAGACTGAGAGCACCATCTCTGAGTGGCTGCAGCAACAGAGACCAGGGAAGGACCTGGTGGTTCCCACCTCACAGCCCAGGTAGCCTGGCCAACAGCCTCCTCCGCCACACCCAAGCCCCAGCCCTTTCTGACTCACCCATGGGGAGGCAGAAGAGCACCCGCGGCCCCACACTGCAGGGCCCACCTGGCTCTCCCAAAGGCAGATGCCCCAGGCAAGGGGGCCTGGGAGCACCCAGAGCCCCCACTACCCACCCAGCCAGGGCCTCGATGACCCACCACCCAGGGCTGCCCAAGGCCTCTGTATCCCTCACCCTGCATGGACGTCCCTCCTTGGGCTCAGAGGCCCTgcttccctggccctccccagctTGAGGAACCCAAGTTCTCCAACCTGCACGACAGAGCAGCCTGCCTTCCACCTGGGGGTCGGGGCACCGGGGAGCACCACAGGCCCCAGCGCAGCCTGGCCAGGACagcagggagggaaggggcaggtGCCAAAGCTCCCAGGACAAAGGGCATGGGTGCTCTCCTCGAGGTGTGGTGCTGTCCACCGGCGGTCAGCACAATCTCCCAGGAGCCCCAGGGTAGGGACAAAGTCGGGGTGGGGGAGAAGCCTCTGCCAAGCATGGAAACGCCTCCAAACAACCCTAGGGGCCCCCTCCTGGGTCAGGCCTCGCTGGGTGGGAGATCAGACCTCAGGAGCAGTTTCCACCGGCCTTGGGGGCACCCCCGTTGGCATCGTGCCCCCAACCTCA encodes:
- the DVL1 gene encoding segment polarity protein dishevelled homolog DVL-1 isoform X3; translation: MAETKIIYHMDEEETPYLVKLPVAPERVTLADFKNVLSNRPVHAYKFFFKSMDQDFGVVKEEISDDNAKLPCFNGRVVSWLVLAEGAHSDAGSQGTDGHADLPPPLERTGGIGDSRPPSFHPNVASSRDGMDNETSTESMVSHRRERLRRRNREEAARTNGHPRGDRRRDLGLPPDSTSTMLSSELESSSFIDSDEDDNTSRLSSSTEQSTSSRLIRKHKRRRRKQRMRQTDRASSFSSITDSTMSLNIITVTLNMERHHFLGISIVGQSNDRGDGGIYIGSIMKGGAVAADGRIEPGDMLLQVNDVNFENMSNDDAVRVLREIVSQTGPISLTVAKCWDPTPRSYFTIPRELEEAPLTVKSDMGAVVRVMQLPDSGLEIRDRMWLKITIANAVIGADVVDWLYAHVEGFKERREARRYASSMLKRGFLRHTVNKVTFSEQCYYVFGDLCSNLAALNLNSGSSGASDQDTLAPLPHPAAPWPLGQSYPYQYPGPPPCFPPAYQDPSFSYGSGSAGSQQSEGSKSSGSTRSAGGSSRRALGREKERRAAGAGGSGSESDHTAPSGAGGSGWRERPASQLSRGSSPRSQASAAAPGLPPLYPLTKAYSVVGGPPGGPPVRELAAVPPELTGSRQSFQKAMGNPCEFFVDIM
- the DVL1 gene encoding segment polarity protein dishevelled homolog DVL-1 isoform X2 → MAETKIIYHMDEEETPYLVKLPVAPERVTLADFKNVLSNRPVHAYKFFFKSMDQDFGVVKEEISDDNAKLPCFNGRVVSWLVLAEGAHSDAGSQGTDGHADLPPPLERTGGIGDSRPPSFHPNVASSRDGMDNETSTESMVSHRRERLRRRNREEAARTNGHPRGDRRRDLGLPPDSTSTMLSSELESSSFIDSDEDDNTSRLSSSTEQSTSSRLIRKHKRRRRKQRMRQTDRASSFSSITDSTMSLNIITVTLNMERHHFLGISIVGQSNDRGDGGIYIGSIMKGGAVAADGRIEPGDMLLQVNDVNFENMSNDDAVRVLREIVSQTGPISLTVAKCWDPTPRSYFTIPRADPVRPIDPAAWLSHTAALTGALPRYELEEAPLTVKSDMGAVVRVMQLPDSGLEIRDRMWLKITIANAVIGADVVDWLYAHVEGFKERREARRYASSMLKRGFLRHTVNKVTFSEQCYYVFGDLCSNLAALNLNSGSSGASDQDTLAPLPHPAAPWPLGQSYPYQYPGPPPCFPPAYQDPSFSYGSGSAGSQQSEGSKSSGSTRSAGGSSRRALGREKERRAAGAGGSGSESDHTAPSGAGGSGWRERPASQLSRGSSPRSQASAAAPGLPPLYPLTKAYSVVGGPPGGPPVRELAAVPPELTGSRQSFQKAMGNPCEFFVDIM
- the DVL1 gene encoding segment polarity protein dishevelled homolog DVL-1 isoform X1; the encoded protein is MAETKIIYHMDEEETPYLVKLPVAPERVTLADFKNVLSNRPVHAYKFFFKSMDQDFGVVKEEISDDNAKLPCFNGRVVSWLVLAEGAHSDAGSQGTDGHADLPPPLERTGGIGDSRPPSFHPNVASSRDGMDNETSTESMVSHRRERLRRRNREEAARTNGHPRGDRRRDLGLPPDSTSTMLSSELESSSFIDSDEDDNTSRLSSSTEQSTSSRLIRKHKRRRRKQRMRQTDRASSFSSITDSTMSLNIITVTLNMERHHFLGISIVGQSNDRGDGGIYIGSIMKGGAVAADGRIEPGDMLLQVNDVNFENMSNDDAVRVLREIVSQTGPISLTVAKCWDPTPRSYFTIPRADPVRPIDPAAWLSHTAALTGALPRYGTSPCSSAVTRTSSSSLTSSVPGAAQLEEAPLTVKSDMGAVVRVMQLPDSGLEIRDRMWLKITIANAVIGADVVDWLYAHVEGFKERREARRYASSMLKRGFLRHTVNKVTFSEQCYYVFGDLCSNLAALNLNSGSSGASDQDTLAPLPHPAAPWPLGQSYPYQYPGPPPCFPPAYQDPSFSYGSGSAGSQQSEGSKSSGSTRSAGGSSRRALGREKERRAAGAGGSGSESDHTAPSGAGGSGWRERPASQLSRGSSPRSQASAAAPGLPPLYPLTKAYSVVGGPPGGPPVRELAAVPPELTGSRQSFQKAMGNPCEFFVDIM
- the DVL1 gene encoding segment polarity protein dishevelled homolog DVL-1 isoform X4 → MAETKIIYHMDEEETPYLVKLPVAPERVTLADFKNVLSNRPVHAYKFFFKSMDQDFGVVKEEISDDNAKLPCFNGRVVSWLVLAEGAHSDAGSQGTDGHADLPPPLERTGGIGDSRPPSFHPNVASSRDGMDNETSTESMVSHRRERLRRRNREEAARTNGHPRGDRRRDLGLPPDSTSTMLSSELESSSFIDSDEDDNTSRLSSSTEQSTSSRLIRKHKRRRRKQRMRQTDRASSFSSITDSTMSLNIITVTLNMERHHFLGISIVGQSNDRGDGGIYIGSIMKGGAVAADGRIEPGDMLLQVNDVNFENMSNDDAVRVLREIVSQTGPISLTVAKCWDPTPRSYFTIPRADPVRPIDPAAWLSHTAALTGALPRYGTSPCSSAVTRTSSSSLTSSVPGAAQLEEAPLTVKSDMGAVVRVMQLPDSGLEIRDRMWLKITIANAVIGADVVDWLYAHVEGFKERREARRYASSMLKRGFLRHTVNKVTFSEQCYYVFGDLCSNLAALNLNSGSSGASDQDTLAPLPHPAAPWPLGQSYPYQYPGPPPCFPPAYQDPSFSYGSGSAGSQQSEGESPPGAGPLHPRRLAPVCPPPALCAPACSVLRPGVGSFWKGKQKQWVHPERRREQPAGTGP